CGTGTATCTTCTGTCTTTATTAGGAGGACATTGTCTTCCATTCAGAGGTACTTACTGCCTTGTTCTTACAGAGGAAATTTATgggtttattttgctgtttctctctgCAGTTCAAATGAGATTTCTCTTTCTCTACCTCCCATTACATGGCTTTGTGGTTTCTCTCTGGGCTGAAAGAAGTACTGTTAGTTCATCTGCCCCATAATACCTGcaacattttattaattttcagtgCATCAGTGTAAATTTGCCTTGCATTTATACTTTGGGGTAAATGTTTGGTCCtcttggttttggggtttttttttgtgtctgaaCTGACCATGTGTCTCTTTTGGATCTCTGCTAGTCTAGCTCACACATCAGGAAGCAAAAAGAGACTTTAACAAATTaatctttgtttcctttgtaAGTCTTTTGCTAGGAGGTACAATGCTAATTTTAACCAAGACTAGACCATTACTTGTTACTTTGTTTCCCAACATGTGATGGTGTCAGTATTAATGTGTCTAAAGACTCTGAAAGATAACACAGTCCCAGTATGGTGAAATACAGGTTTAGCAAATGATAGTGAAGATTAGGAGTAAACAAGACTCACAGAAGCAAATGAATAAAATCattcaaaaataattcaatCATGATATTGTCGTTGCCTATAAGATAATGGCTTTggtaagaaaataattatatataatcaAGTTCTGAGCTTTTCAGCCTTACTAAGAACTCTGTTGAAGACATGTCCTTACTCATCTTTAATAAATACCTGAATTCAGTGCAAAATtaaatggatggatggatggatgggctTTTAGAATGCTTGGGAGTTGTGCAGACATGCCACAGGGTACAAATTAACCTGTACTTTCTTCACAGTTATGCCAACAGAGTCACAGAAAAGTGAGACTTCACAGCATTTGCTATTCCATTGTCATGTGCCAGTGCAGGCTCAGTTCTATTTAGGCAAATCCTTATCATTGCTTTTCTGAATTCTAAAAGACCTCTGCTAACAGAAGgttcacagctctgcagaacagcagcTTGTTTCTGTGCATTGCTACTCTTTGCTTTAGAGAGCAATTTTCCACTTTCCTACCTGTGATTCAGTTTAGAGTCACAAATACTGTGAGCATAAAGGATaggtttttctcttccttttacCCATGTCGTGCAGTTATGCTGACTGTAAAAATGACAGGTTAGTGTTGCAGCAAGACACTGCTGTCCTCTGTAGAAACAACCAAGACAACACACACTGGGTAAATGAAGCAAGCCATAGATTGGCAGAGTAACATCTAAATAAAAAATGATTCGAGACttttaatggattttattttccttccagtgCTAAAAATTACAGCCCCTTAGGTACACATGTTGGGTTCCCCTCTATTACCTGTAAtagttgaaaataaaatgtaactgGTTAGAAACAATAGTACACTTGTTTTTACAAGAAAGTGGTAAAAGTCATACCACTTAAATATgcatttcaaaatgtgttttgacTGGTGAGGAAGTTGGGGAGCAAGTTAATTCACGTTCCTAACAAGAGCAAGTGGCTGAACCACTCAAGGGAAGTTGCCTTTGTTCTTATAACGACTCTCAAGTTTGTTGCTCTTGTAAAGACTAAGTAACAACCAGAATAACAAGGCTATCAAAGGTGGAAATCGTTCattgcagttctgctgctgtgcaaagtTTGGGTTTGGTGAAGTTTCATGAAGagattaaaaggagaaaatcacTGCTGTGAGGAAATTCACTTGAGACAAAGCAAGTGTTTGAATACTTAACACAGGAGCAGTGTTCAGGGAGTTCTGTGGAGAAGGGAGTTTGCTGTTCCACTGGCATTTGTACTCTTTGCTGATATTCATTTGTGTACACTGTTAAATGTATATAATACTTCCATTCATTGATGAAAATGGAAGGCCGAAACAGAAAGTCAGCTTCTTTGCAGATGCTGTGTAGAACAAGGTTGTGCTGTTGCCGTTAATATAAGGTAAACCACCTAGTCCCTAGGGAGAGGGAAAGTAAACTGGAATGTAACTTAAGGGAGAAATTcttgataacacactgattaGAGCAACTTTAAGTTGAAAtactaaaaaaggaaaaattgagaATGAAAAATGCTGTGAGAATGGAATGAAAAGTAGGCAAGAGTATGTAATGTATTGTAATAATATCAGAACAGGCCAAGACAATTTCTGACTGTGCTGGTGTAGCCTTATACAACAGAAGAGTGTTTGTcttgtgctgggctggcacaggctctgtgtgctggaggATTCATTTCTTGCCACTTCGTTACTAAAGCTGTACtgacaaatgggaaaaaatacaggaaagatGAAGAACAACTAATACAGAGAAACTAGTGAAGAAATATTGCTTaaaacaaacaccccaaactgCATCCCTGCACCCAAGTCCAAATCCTAATCTCATCAAAATCTGGGGTTTAGCTTCTcctgttcttttttctcttcaaaatttGTGCACTAGATATAATTCataattgtttttttcccccatggcTGTGATTTCTAGTATGGCAAGCAGCTTTGGGCACATGTTAAAGTTTTActgaaaagcatgaaaaagtGATGTTTCCATGATCATTATAACAAATGGACTAAGGTGATTTACAGTCAGGTTTGTATGATTCAGGATGCACTTGGCAATGTCAAACCTGTGTGTGCTAGAGAGCtgttttttctgtgaagaagaCTGAACACCTAAAGAACTTTGTGAATTCATTGCAGCCACTAAAGTGATGCATAGGGGAGAAGGCAGTTTTTAGCATTCTCTTATGTATACAGGACAGGAGATACAAAATAAATCTTTGTGCTGGATAATAAAGTTTGTCTTTTCTGAGATGCAAACACAGACATTGTTAGACAAAGtataaagaaacaaataaagcTAAAGTTTGACAGTAGGTAAATACTTGGTTTCCTGAACCCTGTGTAACGTTCAAATGTCATCATGGACCAGATTATCATTTCAGGCAAATACAAATGGGAAGCAAATTAATACAAATCAAGATCTTTTACAAAAATGAACTGGAGTTTTGTTTAAAAGGCTCCTAAGGCCATTTACAAGGAATGTTTTATCACTGAAAAATGGCAACTGTGGTGAGGATTTCTGTCTCATTCAATCAGGAATAAATTGCATTTGAgaaattctgtttctgttcACATTGTGTTACATCATCCTGTGCCTGATATCACCCGAATTTAGTTACAGATTATATTCCAGAAAAGAATGTTTTAGTTTTAGTAAAGTATTGCATGGGAGTTTCCTTCTGAttcaaattttttaatttggaagtGTGATGATTGTCTGATTTCAGCAGATCTTTCTCAGCTGTCAAGGTGAGTCACAAGCAGCTTTCTTCTTATTGCAGAGGGGTGCTACCTAATAATCAGCACTACACTGAAGCAGATTCAAGGTCATAAATGCATCCTTGAGTGAACTTTCTCTGCAACTGGAAGTGTTTTACCTAATTGAGTCTTTTGTGTGTGCTCCCCTGTTAGTCTACACATAAACCTCCTTTGTGAGTCAGGGAAGTTAACACAAAGAGTTAGGTGCTTTCCTGAACTGGCATCCTGAGCATTGTTGAGCTAACCCTGTTTAACTGTTGTGAAGCATTAATCACAGTTCTCATAAAATAGGCATGAGGGGAAAACTGAAAGTGAATGTACTTCTGAATTTAAGACCTTCTGGCAAATTCTGAACTTCTGTGCACAGTCTTTGTCTTTCTTGAAGGTAGATTGGTCTGAAGTAGAGAAGTAGATTGGTGAAGACCTTGCAGTGTTCTGCCCATCTAAGGATGAAATGTTGCTGTGTCATTTTGATTTTATCTAACACTCCTGACACGATCTGCTTAACAATGCTGTACAGTTTATGTATTCTTCATGGCGAGATCATCTGTATACATGtacttttatgttttgtttacACTCTTGTCATTTTATACATTGGCTTTGTGTAATATCTATaccttccttttatttttccttcatccaaaatttgaattattttagaTGTTCTTGACTAAGAGTGTCTTTTATGTGTTATGTCAAACATGCACATATACTGAAATGGttcttttaattgaaaaaatagTCTGCATCTATAAATGCTTATTCGAATTGTTGTTTTTGAAGCATTTAGCATATGGCATTTACTCAGAGATTGTTGTGGTATTGTGTGATAAACTTCAGGTATTCCCATGCAAATCAAATTCAAAGAGCTAGTCCTTTGTATTGCATTTTCTTGTAGTAGTATGAGCCACATAAAAGAACCATTACCTAATATTCTTCTAAACAGAAGGTGACTGCATTGTCAAAGACTGCTGGTGAGTAATTGCAGACAGTGTGCCAGATTGTGACTAACTGGGTACAAAATTTTAAGATTAAATCATTTACAAACTAGTAATGACTTTTCAatgcagcttttcttcctgtaatctgaaatacttaaaatggacttcattttattttgttgataAAGCATtgtctgtatttatttctaagcaaaagcaaaatggTCTCTTAGAGTACAGCTGCttcttttggggtttggaaATGACAGCATTCTTCAGAATGatcaaaaggaaatgaaataagTGACCATATTGtgcataagaaaataaaggaagctTCACTCTATTCATTATCTGGATACAGTCAATATAATGGCCTGTGTACTGTGTCCTTGTGAAGTAATGTAGTTGTCTGGATTTCTTTCCTACTGAATAAGCATTTGTCATATAAAAACCATCCCTGAGGAATTACCTTTGGTAAGGAATTAGTGTAGTTGAAGAGACATATGGACGACAGAGGGCCGTTAGTTCAGAGATCCTGGTAGAGCTCAGGGATATACATTGCATTTGTTCCCTATTTATGATATATCCCAAGGTATAACAGCAAAAATATCCTCATTACTACTTGAATGTGAGTGCTCATTGATTATGCAAAATAGAGATCTTTCATGTGTGAATGCTGCTAGCCTAGGGGAGAAATAACTTGAAtacaaaaagcagtgaaaattaCCTGTTCAGAGAGTTTTACTTCATTTATGTCAGAGTATGCATGTCCACAGTATTCAGCTACCTGAATACCTTCTGAAGTATTACTTGATGGCATTTTTTGTCCTCTCTCAGTAATGAATATTCAGCACTGCTTTAGCTATCCATTGTCTTAATTGCATCATGCTTTGATTTAAACCTCAAGCTATGCCACATCaggttcaggttggatgtcagaAAGAATTGCTTCACAAAAAGGTTGTTAAACTTTTGggatgggctgcccagggaggtgctggaggcaCTGTCTCTGGAGGTGCTCAAGAAATGAATGAATGTGGAACTTGGTGCAATGGTCTActtgacaaggtggtgttgaGTCATAGGCTGGGCTTTATGATCTTAGAGATTTTATCCAACCTAAGTGACTCTGTAATTCTAAAATCTTTGTAAACTTTATGATACTCAagatgggtttgttttttttttttatattatatattaaagaAACAAGTCTGAAGATAATAAATTGTACATTGGGTTACAAAGActtatagaaaaatatttttttcttttggtgcaTCCTAGGAGGCTTTTCAATGGGAGGTGGAATGGCAATGCATTTGGCCTTTAGGTTTCATCAGGATCTGGCAGGAGTCTTTGCCTTGTCCAGTTTTCTGAATAAAGACTCTGCTGTTTACCAGGTGAGTGTGTAGTAGATATTATAGAAAACATGTTTAGCTATAAGAAAACATGGTGATTAAAATTCAGTATACATGTTTATACGTCTGAGGCAGTTGATTCACATTCTAAACTTATGTCATTTCCGGGAAATAGATAAGCAGAATATTAGGAAAGTGAGGCTTTAAAGCTGTctttaaataatgttttattgCACTTTTTTGCACAGACAGTACAATATTAAAGTGTTGAAAGAGATTAACAAATGAAATGCTTTACTAGTTGTCCTTAATTGTTAAAAAGACTGTGTAAGCATAagtattcttttaaaatgtgtgatGCATTATAATACGAGCTCCATTTGCTGTCAtgagttttttctctttctcttatTTGGAGAGGGATATAGACCTTAAAGTAAACACTACCATTTGTCAAGAGTTCTTGTATTAAAACTTGAAGGGCAGTTTTTTCCAGTATTTCCTTATTTACTTCTATAGAGATAGTACAGTATAACCCCTAAAATGTAGATCAGTAAGTGCAATAATTGTCACCATGTAATTGTAAatattccttttaaatttttggcAGTATGTCTGACAGTGTTTCCTTTCCATCTAGgctttgaaaagaaatgaaagagctCTTCCAGAATTATTTCAGTGCCATGGAACTGCTGATAATCTAGTTCTCTACTCATGGGGTGAAGAGACCAACAAGATGTTAAAGTCTCTGGGAGTATCAACGTCACTTCATACTTTTCCAAACCTCAATCATGAGCTGAACAgaactgaaatagaaaaattaaaatcctggATTATAAAGAAATTGCCTGTTGAAGCACCAAAGGCTAATGAATAAATGAAGATCCAGCCTCAtactttctgatttttcataGTTTTAAAATCATGTGTGACATATATGTGGGTGTCCCATATCCTTATATAAGCATAGCTTCAGGCAAACACTTTTATATTCCATAAAGTTCACCTAAGAGGTGAAAAAAGGTGCTGAACGCTAAACCTCACTTTATTatatggatttctttttctgttttcttgtccAGTTTTTAAGCACATGCCAGTCTACAAAAAATACTAACTGATAATATTAAAAGCATTCCAAAATTGTCAAAGCAATATTCAGGAAGCAGTTCTGTGAATCTcccagataattttctttttttttttttttgggtgagGAGGATTGGGCAGGAAAGTGTTCTAAGATAGAAAAATAGACAGTGGCATGGTAGTTTCTAATGGCATTGTAGCAAAAAAAAGGCCAATTACTAAAATAATACAGTTTTACTTGTACAAATGCATGTATCTATTCAAGTTAGTTTAGTGAGAGGGACTGTATTGGCTTCAATTGGATTCTCAGCATGTGGGAATGAACTTGCCTCAAAGCAGAGCTGTATgtcccctgaaaaaaaatcaggtttgtgttatattttaaaaagtcctaAGTAGCTGTGTCTAGCTACACCACAGGGTCTTGTTATTGTCCTTTCTCATTCTTTTGTTACAGAGCTCTAGGTTTGTGTGAGTTTATTGAGCCCTCTGTGGTTTGCAGTgtagatttaaaagaaaaaaagaagtaccATCATGATTGCTAAGATCTGTCCTGTTTTTGAAAAAATCATTCTTTGGGCCCTGTTCCTGCAGAAACTTATTTTTGCCAAGAGTTTTATTTTGGCCTGCATGgccacattttaaattaaaagatgaGGATACTTGACTCCTCCGTTAATATTTAAAAGTTGTAAATAATGATTGGGATATAAAGAAAACTTGTATTCCCTTATTTTAATGGTGGATGATTCATCTCTCTGTCAGTTTGATAAATTAACTCAGAGTATAAATATCTATTCTTATGTAATTGtaatgctttttttatttctccccc
Above is a genomic segment from Zonotrichia leucophrys gambelii isolate GWCS_2022_RI chromosome 3, RI_Zleu_2.0, whole genome shotgun sequence containing:
- the LYPLAL1 gene encoding lysophospholipase-like protein 1, whose protein sequence is MAAPAALQRSVVAPAGRHTASLIFLHGSGDTGQGARAWIKQILNQDMAFQHIKVIYPTAPARPYTPMKGAFSNVWFDRYKICNDCPEHIESIDSMCRGLTDLINDEVNNGIAKSRILIGGFSMGGGMAMHLAFRFHQDLAGVFALSSFLNKDSAVYQALKRNERALPELFQCHGTADNLVLYSWGEETNKMLKSLGVSTSLHTFPNLNHELNRTEIEKLKSWIIKKLPVEAPKANE